A region of Chloracidobacterium sp. DNA encodes the following proteins:
- a CDS encoding TonB family protein has translation MPLNVRRLYTSGFLVLFAFILFAGAQTPPQTVPQPVTPPTTAPTSGDIMRDRISRAKAFIAVRNYNAAIYELENIRRESNDTALKGVVNVLLMNSYLEQGDYKRAQDFLGEFYNAQKTNKPNAPAFYMAVASQIVKGARDRVERYRALGLSISDRTLPLEAANDLEKMRETLELVITQSKELGKDKVKTPDAMALLEEASNSRGMLGRDDYDARRWGNEVADTREDLANSGRVVMDATNGASNEQPVGNMVAVNTKPLEKPPVIVVGGSNNPVRDQKSTENKPSDQNVAVNDKPTYVPMPPAPIKKEEPKKEEPKPVIETPKTEPVADGSPMDVGAKLKDFATNQPSPVYPQVAKATRTTGVVNVRVTVSETGEVATIDKSTGPGMLQSAARDAIKKWKFKPFQRDGQPVKAIGFVSFSFAL, from the coding sequence ATGCCGTTAAATGTCAGAAGGTTATACACTTCGGGTTTTTTGGTTTTATTCGCATTTATTCTTTTCGCAGGCGCTCAGACGCCTCCGCAGACCGTTCCACAGCCAGTAACTCCTCCGACGACAGCTCCAACATCAGGCGACATAATGCGCGACCGGATCTCACGGGCAAAGGCATTTATTGCCGTTCGCAATTACAACGCAGCAATTTACGAGCTTGAGAACATCCGCCGCGAGTCGAACGACACGGCATTAAAAGGCGTCGTCAACGTTCTGCTGATGAACAGCTATCTCGAACAGGGCGACTACAAACGTGCTCAGGACTTTCTTGGCGAGTTTTACAACGCTCAAAAAACAAACAAGCCTAATGCACCGGCGTTCTATATGGCGGTTGCGTCGCAGATCGTAAAAGGAGCCCGTGATCGCGTCGAACGCTATCGTGCCCTAGGCCTCAGTATTTCAGACCGCACGCTGCCGCTTGAGGCTGCAAACGATCTCGAAAAAATGCGCGAGACGCTCGAACTCGTCATCACACAGTCAAAAGAACTCGGCAAGGACAAGGTAAAAACGCCGGACGCGATGGCTTTGCTCGAAGAAGCCAGCAATTCGCGGGGAATGCTTGGAAGAGACGATTACGACGCACGCCGTTGGGGAAATGAGGTTGCCGACACTCGCGAAGACCTTGCAAATTCGGGCCGAGTCGTGATGGACGCGACAAACGGAGCGTCAAATGAACAGCCCGTCGGCAATATGGTTGCCGTAAACACCAAACCGCTCGAAAAGCCGCCTGTCATAGTCGTCGGAGGCAGTAATAATCCGGTCCGAGATCAAAAGAGCACGGAAAACAAGCCGTCTGACCAGAACGTCGCGGTGAACGACAAACCAACATACGTTCCGATGCCGCCGGCTCCGATCAAGAAAGAAGAGCCGAAAAAGGAAGAGCCAAAACCTGTTATAGAAACTCCAAAGACGGAACCGGTCGCTGACGGATCGCCGATGGATGTCGGAGCCAAGCTCAAGGATTTTGCCACCAACCAGCCGTCGCCCGTATATCCTCAAGTTGCAAAAGCAACGCGGACGACCGGCGTTGTCAACGTGCGTGTAACCGTCAGCGAAACCGGCGAAGTCGCAACCATCGATAAATCGACCGGCCCGGGAATGCTGCAGAGCGCGGCAAGGGACGCGATAAAAAAATGGAAGTTCAAGCCCTTCCAACGCGACGGTCAGCCGGTCAAGGCTATCGGATTTGTTAGCTTTAGCTTCGCACTTTAG
- a CDS encoding ERAP1-like C-terminal domain-containing protein gives MRLLIFIVLFSVTAFSQIPAIEPGVSQDLAKWRAANYSNISYKLNLTLEKMSPVLRGSMEIHVTQAATACAEPNCPPMAIILDWRKIPGHEKESTISNVTINGQPAGLYDPLGEDSFWPTYQEVSDHLIFSRRRAVHGEGVKMGENVIKLDFTSPILTSGSAITRYVDKEDGAEYIYSLFVPSDASTAFPVFDQPDLKARFSVTVAHPAEWKVVSNELVSFHLHEVGRNTEGPCPPPCELGAISQFHETKPISTYVFAFAAGRFEEFNYPIQDPNDGTKKITSEKRKPFEKWVENDVSGLLTPAEADRLEKERIERQTRNIPSDSPDFGNIYVRRSQAAKFKPHAAEVFRLNREAVKYLETYFDYKFPFPKYDLVLIPEFPFGGMEHAGATFLREQSVIFPQEPTKNDIISRANLIFHEAAHQWFGDTVTMKWFDDLWLKEGFATFMAYKALDKIMPEANAWKVFYERVKQAAYQTDSTRGTTAIYQPIANLNSAKSAYGNIVYNKAPAFLRQAEFYLGEDKFQTAVRAFLKKHEYGNAEWSDLVEEFSNAEIQAVLNKSPEYEKWKQSTIDRTKEWAKNWVTHPGVSIVRYKPAGFHYRDMPTVSIDGFAISQKDANNNFRWRQRTQALSIDAAGRTRDRAILISDGVERPTYEETLPNTVFYFPNYQDYGYGIFLLDDKSRDYVLKNIGREKDDFLRTMMWGSLWDSVREAELAPKDYVELVLKNLATEKDESTIQTLLSRVTTAMNYYVSEPPALAGGKNRSSEAAFEKNKQRASVSAPLPPAYAGGSDLQARLENLLIDKIQNASTQGQRITYYRAFLSIASTDKARDKLKQILKAGSGTTKSSNQMTLKTKDKFDIVTRLAILGDPDAPKLLTNLEKTETSDDAKRYAYAAHAAFATPENKAKFWNDFVNNKDISESWIEVAAGPFNSIRHSELTLPYLEKALAILPTLKRERKIFFVNDWLGDFIGGQRDEKALAVINKFLADNPNLAGDLRLKILENSDLIERAVKIRAKYSRN, from the coding sequence GTGCGACTGTTGATCTTTATTGTTTTATTTTCGGTAACAGCATTTTCGCAAATTCCGGCTATTGAGCCGGGCGTTTCGCAGGACTTGGCGAAGTGGCGCGCCGCTAATTACTCCAACATCAGCTACAAACTAAACCTGACACTCGAAAAGATGTCGCCCGTGCTTCGCGGTAGTATGGAAATACACGTCACGCAAGCCGCAACGGCGTGCGCCGAGCCAAATTGCCCGCCGATGGCCATTATTCTTGATTGGCGAAAGATCCCCGGCCACGAAAAGGAGTCGACAATATCGAATGTCACTATAAACGGACAACCAGCAGGGTTGTATGATCCCTTGGGAGAGGATAGTTTTTGGCCAACATATCAAGAGGTCAGCGACCACCTTATTTTTTCCCGCCGTCGCGCCGTTCACGGCGAAGGCGTGAAGATGGGCGAGAATGTCATCAAGCTCGATTTTACGTCGCCGATATTGACCAGCGGCAGCGCGATCACGCGGTACGTCGATAAAGAGGACGGCGCGGAATACATCTATTCGCTCTTCGTCCCGTCCGACGCCAGCACGGCGTTCCCAGTCTTCGACCAGCCTGATCTGAAGGCGAGGTTTAGCGTAACGGTCGCACACCCAGCAGAATGGAAGGTCGTTTCAAATGAATTGGTGAGTTTTCACCTTCATGAGGTAGGCAGAAATACTGAAGGTCCTTGCCCTCCACCTTGCGAGCTAGGTGCGATATCCCAGTTTCATGAAACCAAACCCATCAGCACCTACGTCTTCGCATTCGCCGCCGGGCGGTTTGAGGAGTTTAATTATCCGATCCAAGACCCTAATGACGGCACAAAAAAAATCACATCGGAAAAACGTAAACCCTTCGAAAAGTGGGTTGAAAATGATGTTTCTGGTTTGCTGACACCGGCTGAGGCGGACAGGCTAGAGAAAGAACGAATTGAGAGGCAAACAAGGAATATTCCTTCCGATTCGCCTGATTTTGGAAACATTTATGTTCGCCGATCCCAAGCCGCAAAGTTCAAACCTCACGCCGCCGAGGTCTTTCGGCTTAATCGCGAGGCTGTCAAATATCTCGAAACCTATTTCGACTACAAATTCCCGTTTCCGAAGTACGATCTCGTGCTGATACCCGAATTTCCGTTTGGCGGGATGGAGCATGCCGGCGCGACGTTTCTTAGGGAGCAGTCCGTTATCTTTCCGCAGGAGCCGACCAAAAACGACATCATATCGCGGGCGAACCTGATCTTTCACGAGGCGGCGCATCAGTGGTTTGGCGACACGGTGACGATGAAATGGTTCGACGACCTGTGGCTGAAAGAGGGGTTTGCGACCTTTATGGCTTACAAGGCCCTGGACAAGATCATGCCCGAGGCAAACGCCTGGAAGGTCTTTTACGAACGCGTCAAACAGGCCGCCTACCAGACCGATTCGACACGCGGCACGACCGCCATCTACCAACCCATCGCCAATCTCAACTCCGCAAAATCGGCATACGGCAACATCGTTTACAACAAAGCCCCCGCGTTCCTCCGCCAGGCCGAGTTCTACCTCGGCGAAGACAAATTCCAAACCGCGGTGCGCGCGTTTTTGAAGAAACACGAGTATGGAAATGCCGAATGGAGTGATCTTGTCGAGGAATTTTCTAATGCCGAAATCCAGGCCGTACTGAACAAGAGTCCCGAATACGAGAAATGGAAGCAATCAACGATAGATCGCACAAAGGAGTGGGCAAAAAACTGGGTAACCCATCCCGGCGTTTCGATTGTGAGATATAAGCCGGCCGGCTTCCACTATCGCGATATGCCGACCGTTTCAATTGACGGGTTCGCAATCAGTCAAAAGGACGCGAATAACAATTTTCGTTGGAGACAAAGAACACAGGCTCTTTCAATAGATGCAGCAGGCCGAACAAGGGATCGAGCAATTCTTATCTCCGATGGAGTTGAACGACCCACCTATGAAGAGACCTTGCCTAACACTGTCTTCTACTTTCCAAATTATCAAGACTACGGCTACGGCATCTTTCTGCTCGACGACAAAAGCCGCGATTATGTCCTGAAAAATATTGGACGCGAAAAAGACGATTTCCTCCGCACAATGATGTGGGGCAGCCTCTGGGACAGCGTCCGAGAAGCCGAACTTGCTCCGAAGGATTATGTTGAGTTGGTCCTGAAGAATTTAGCCACAGAGAAAGATGAGAGTACGATCCAAACACTGTTGTCGCGAGTAACGACTGCGATGAATTACTACGTGTCAGAACCGCCTGCGTTAGCGGGCGGCAAGAACCGTTCGTCTGAGGCCGCGTTCGAAAAAAACAAGCAACGTGCGTCAGTATCGGCGCCATTGCCCCCCGCTTACGCAGGGGGTTCTGACTTGCAGGCTCGGCTCGAAAATCTCTTGATCGACAAAATACAAAACGCTTCGACGCAAGGCCAGCGAATAACATATTACCGTGCGTTCCTGAGCATCGCCTCGACCGATAAAGCGCGAGACAAACTCAAGCAGATATTAAAAGCCGGTTCCGGCACCACGAAGTCATCAAATCAGATGACTCTCAAAACCAAAGACAAATTCGACATCGTTACGCGGCTTGCAATTTTAGGCGATCCAGATGCTCCGAAATTGCTCACGAATCTTGAAAAGACCGAGACAAGCGACGACGCCAAACGTTATGCCTATGCGGCACATGCTGCCTTTGCTACGCCTGAAAACAAGGCAAAATTTTGGAATGACTTTGTAAATAATAAAGACATCTCTGAGAGCTGGATCGAGGTGGCGGCCGGGCCGTTCAATTCCATACGACATTCCGAACTTACGCTTCCATATCTCGAAAAAGCGCTTGCGATTCTGCCGACATTAAAACGCGAGCGAAAGATATTTTTTGTGAACGATTGGCTCGGTGACTTTATCGGCGGCCAACGCGACGAAAAGGCGCTTGCGGTTATCAATAAGTTTCTCGCCGACAACCCAAATCTTGCGGGCGATCTGCGGCTCAAGATACTCGAAAACTCCGACTTGATCGAGCGTGCCGTTAAGATCAGAGCAAAATACAGTAGGAATTAA
- a CDS encoding Rrf2 family transcriptional regulator gives MKISAQEEYGLRCLVQLANLGDGESLTLPQIAEREGISTANAGKLMWLLNKAGFVHSTRGTKGGYFLARPAGDIRLSEIIRVLDQDVLTKHCDSYTGVLESCVHKGDCGIRPVIVGLHEIVENALSQITLAQLVGSESSVDAMFHSIRGIHRTIEPQRI, from the coding sequence ATGAAGATCTCGGCACAAGAAGAATATGGGCTGCGTTGCCTGGTACAGCTTGCAAATTTAGGCGATGGTGAGAGCTTGACGCTGCCGCAGATCGCCGAACGCGAAGGCATTTCGACTGCGAACGCTGGCAAGCTTATGTGGCTCCTAAACAAAGCAGGTTTCGTACATTCAACACGCGGAACCAAGGGCGGGTACTTTCTGGCGCGTCCGGCGGGTGATATTCGCCTCAGTGAGATAATTAGGGTTCTGGATCAGGACGTGCTCACCAAGCACTGCGACAGTTACACAGGCGTTTTGGAATCATGTGTTCACAAGGGCGATTGCGGCATAAGGCCTGTGATCGTTGGGCTGCACGAGATCGTGGAAAACGCACTTTCGCAAATCACGCTCGCGCAGCTTGTCGGATCTGAAAGCTCGGTCGATGCGATGTTCCACTCGATTCGAGGTATTCACCGCACCATCGAACCGCAAAGAATTTAA